A genomic stretch from Sulfuricurvum sp. includes:
- a CDS encoding restriction endonuclease subunit S, whose translation MIGNKSIFDYKIKNFCAVGDGAHASIERQMNGVMYLTSKNFKKSGIDLSKVDYISEADFEKYFEKNKSAIVKPSVGDVVFGIIGSIGTPYVMRQTDRFGLSSSVGIIRPNQDISPKYLYYFMTSSPFQLAVEAMKSGSAQGFLSLEMIRNLPLIKYDIKVQQKIAAILSSYDDLIENNQRRITLLEKMAEEIYREWFVRFRFPGYQSAEFEKGIPKGWNVKKIGDIYNTSSGGTPSRKNLNNYGGDINWLKTGELKNIFAFGSEEKITLLGLESSSAKIFPVNTVIIAMYCAMADITILAEESSTNQACCAFLPKHKYLSHVYTYYLIKFAQNHMIQFAHGAAQQNLSQDLIKGFKILVAKESIIREFTEKLTPIFDQIQSIAKCNSNLIKTRELLLPRLISGKLSVENLDIQFPPSMCEDGAA comes from the coding sequence ATGATAGGAAATAAAAGTATTTTTGATTATAAGATAAAAAACTTTTGTGCTGTTGGTGATGGAGCTCATGCAAGTATAGAAAGACAAATGAATGGTGTTATGTATTTAACATCAAAAAATTTTAAAAAAAGTGGAATCGATTTATCAAAAGTTGATTACATCAGCGAAGCGGATTTTGAAAAATACTTTGAAAAAAATAAATCTGCTATTGTTAAACCTTCTGTAGGTGATGTTGTATTTGGAATTATTGGATCGATTGGTACTCCATATGTCATGCGTCAGACAGACAGATTTGGATTATCAAGTAGTGTTGGAATTATCAGACCTAATCAGGATATTTCTCCAAAATATTTATATTATTTTATGACTTCTTCTCCATTTCAATTGGCTGTAGAGGCAATGAAAAGTGGATCAGCACAAGGCTTTCTTAGTCTAGAAATGATAAGAAATTTACCTCTGATTAAGTATGATATAAAAGTTCAACAAAAAATCGCCGCTATCCTCTCCTCTTACGACGATTTGATCGAAAACAACCAACGACGCATTACCCTCCTCGAAAAAATGGCAGAGGAGATTTACCGCGAATGGTTTGTCCGTTTCCGCTTCCCCGGATATCAAAGTGCCGAGTTTGAAAAAGGGATTCCGAAGGGGTGGAATGTCAAAAAAATAGGGGATATATATAATACATCTTCAGGTGGAACTCCATCACGTAAAAATTTGAATAATTATGGTGGTGATATTAATTGGCTTAAAACTGGAGAGTTGAAAAATATTTTTGCGTTTGGAAGTGAAGAAAAAATAACATTACTAGGTTTAGAATCATCTTCAGCAAAAATATTTCCTGTCAATACAGTGATTATTGCAATGTATTGTGCAATGGCTGATATAACTATTCTTGCCGAAGAATCTTCAACAAATCAAGCATGTTGTGCATTTTTACCAAAACATAAATATCTCAGTCATGTTTATACGTATTATTTGATTAAATTTGCTCAAAATCATATGATTCAATTCGCGCATGGTGCGGCTCAACAAAATTTGAGCCAAGATTTAATTAAAGGATTTAAAATTTTAGTTGCTAAAGAATCAATCATTCGTGAATTTACTGAAAAATTAACTCCAATTTTTGATCAAATTCAATCAATAGCGAAATGTAATTCAAATCTTATAAAGACTAGAGAGCTTCTTTTACCTCGTCTTATCTCCGGCAAACTCTCCGTCGAAAATCTGGACATCCAGTTTCCGCCGAGTATGTGCGAAGATGGCGCGGCGTAA